In one window of Pseudomonadota bacterium DNA:
- a CDS encoding PAS domain S-box protein, which produces MESIIRLWEVLRNIGKLDKKLQIITDTVNDIFKAKFTILWIVKEGDRCNSGCPFSQNGFGYKTCRGDIECLHLIAGSGFDSNIDADLNRIPLSHFKTDKINIGISEKSAINKFIKDLFIHNENGISTQDIKSVVRLKLVSDYDKAIGVLTVFSQQVISSPDIVHIECFSNLAAQVIKNSQLEDSLIKYREHLEGLIKVRTDDLMETNRKLQKIVKEKAHIEKSLIESEKRFRSVLDNSYDVIYFMNFKTSKFEYLSPSSLKITGYTPEEIIYLQESGNFDFLHPEEEDNVHEFFKQLNIRPDEDDINRTITFRMKHKTNGRRWVSTTRSVIFDENGEPAAIVGNLRDITDIKNAEEQEKKMKDNLENMVQERTVELEKNNTALEVLLKKREMDKTKLEEKLIFNIKQLIVPYLERINNTTLDNYQENLIHIIEANLNDILTPLIPFVSPSQIDLTPSEIQVASLIKLGKTTKEIANTLHLAMSTIHFHRDNIRNKIGIKNKKVNLRSYLLSSEQNIW; this is translated from the coding sequence ATGGAAAGCATTATCCGTCTCTGGGAAGTTTTGCGAAATATTGGAAAATTAGATAAAAAACTTCAGATTATCACCGATACAGTTAATGACATTTTTAAAGCGAAATTCACCATATTATGGATTGTTAAAGAAGGGGATCGGTGCAATTCCGGTTGTCCTTTTTCACAAAACGGTTTTGGTTACAAAACCTGTAGAGGTGACATTGAATGTCTGCATCTGATAGCCGGTTCCGGTTTCGATAGCAACATAGATGCAGATCTTAACAGGATACCGTTAAGCCATTTTAAAACCGACAAGATCAATATCGGCATCAGTGAAAAATCAGCAATAAATAAATTCATTAAAGATTTGTTTATCCATAATGAAAATGGGATTAGCACCCAGGATATTAAATCAGTTGTCAGGTTAAAGCTTGTTTCGGATTACGACAAAGCCATAGGTGTACTTACCGTGTTCAGCCAACAGGTGATCAGCTCTCCTGATATTGTTCATATCGAATGTTTCTCCAATTTGGCTGCTCAGGTTATAAAGAATTCTCAACTGGAAGATTCTCTGATAAAATATCGTGAACATCTTGAAGGTCTTATAAAAGTACGTACTGATGATCTGATGGAAACCAACCGGAAATTACAAAAGATTGTCAAGGAAAAAGCCCATATTGAAAAATCTCTTATAGAAAGCGAAAAAAGGTTTCGCAGCGTTCTCGATAATTCATATGATGTTATTTACTTTATGAATTTTAAAACATCAAAATTCGAATATCTAAGCCCGTCTTCTTTGAAAATAACCGGTTATACTCCCGAAGAAATCATATATTTGCAGGAAAGCGGAAATTTTGACTTCCTTCATCCTGAAGAGGAAGATAATGTCCATGAATTCTTTAAACAACTGAACATTCGTCCGGATGAGGATGATATTAACAGAACCATAACCTTCAGAATGAAACATAAAACAAATGGCCGCCGCTGGGTCAGCACCACGCGTTCAGTTATTTTTGATGAAAATGGAGAACCGGCAGCTATTGTTGGTAATCTTAGAGATATTACTGATATTAAAAATGCTGAAGAACAAGAAAAAAAAATGAAAGATAATCTTGAAAACATGGTTCAGGAGCGCACAGTTGAACTTGAGAAGAACAACACAGCCTTAGAAGTACTTTTAAAAAAGCGGGAAATGGATAAAACTAAGCTTGAAGAAAAACTGATTTTTAATATTAAGCAATTAATTGTTCCATATCTTGAAAGAATAAATAATACTACATTAGATAATTATCAGGAGAATTTGATACATATTATTGAAGCGAACTTAAATGACATTCTTACTCCGCTTATTCCGTTTGTTTCTCCTTCTCAGATTGACCTGACACCTTCGGAAATTCAGGTTGCAAGCCTTATAAAGCTGGGAAAAACCACCAAGGAGATAGCAAACACTTTACACCTGGCTATGAGCACAATCCATTTCCACAGAGATAATATAAGAAATAAAATCGGAATTAAAAACAAAAAGGTTAATCTTAGAAGCTATCTTCTGTCTTCGGAACAAAACATCTGGTGA
- a CDS encoding AMP-binding protein, which translates to MILEKWIHNKIKESLNKNCSRKQFGQNPDCITRKDIEQYQLDRLIKTLCYAADNSVFYKSLKDKITKIDSLESIRHLPFTEPDDLINSPYKLLCVSLGKIDRIYSHFTTGTTGKPKKIFFTQQDADTIIESMAAIMHTVVSDGNDQYCFDGCKVQIFLPDNSPPLSMAGMIAKGVKNLNGIPLIGQCDSPTPSQIESIKAFKPDMIMGSAFRIWRMTKESESVFDLADIGVKFVFITSEYLSPAMRKALEKAWNAKVYHHYGMTEPGFAIGIECTAHKGYHFNECDLYFEIVDFKTGEPIKNEEEEGELVFTTLNRIGMPLIRYRTGDLARLIRSTCECGACTLLRIGEIPRRKALIVNIGEDDKIYTSLFDDRLYAISELIDYRIFITRKDGLDHIKCCVEVLKNQDDLTARIIGCINSVPSVKKNMEKGLMGNPEIQFVEAGILRRGGSQQKRRIVDNR; encoded by the coding sequence ATGATTTTGGAAAAATGGATTCATAACAAAATTAAAGAGTCTTTAAATAAAAACTGCTCACGAAAACAATTCGGTCAAAACCCAGACTGCATTACCCGTAAGGATATTGAGCAGTATCAGCTTGACAGGCTTATAAAGACACTTTGCTATGCTGCCGATAACAGTGTATTTTATAAATCTCTTAAAGATAAAATCACCAAAATTGATTCTCTTGAAAGTATCAGACATCTTCCTTTTACCGAACCCGATGATTTAATAAACAGCCCTTATAAGCTCCTTTGTGTTTCATTGGGAAAAATTGACAGGATATACAGTCATTTTACAACAGGTACTACCGGAAAACCCAAAAAAATATTTTTCACACAGCAGGATGCAGATACAATCATAGAATCCATGGCAGCAATAATGCACACTGTTGTTTCGGACGGAAACGATCAATATTGTTTTGACGGATGCAAAGTTCAGATATTTTTGCCCGATAATTCTCCTCCGCTTAGCATGGCCGGAATGATTGCAAAAGGAGTAAAAAATCTTAACGGAATTCCGTTAATCGGTCAGTGCGACAGCCCTACCCCATCTCAGATTGAAAGCATAAAAGCATTTAAACCGGATATGATCATGGGATCAGCCTTTCGCATATGGCGCATGACAAAAGAATCCGAGTCTGTTTTTGATCTGGCCGATATTGGCGTAAAATTCGTTTTTATCACCTCCGAATATCTTTCCCCTGCCATGCGGAAGGCTTTAGAAAAAGCTTGGAATGCAAAAGTATACCATCATTACGGAATGACGGAACCTGGCTTTGCTATCGGTATAGAATGCACAGCACACAAGGGTTACCATTTTAATGAATGTGATCTTTATTTTGAAATAGTAGATTTTAAAACAGGTGAGCCGATAAAAAACGAAGAAGAGGAAGGAGAGCTGGTTTTTACTACTTTAAATCGTATTGGCATGCCTTTGATTCGCTATCGTACAGGAGATCTTGCCCGGCTTATCCGAAGTACCTGTGAATGTGGTGCTTGTACTTTGCTTAGAATCGGTGAAATCCCAAGAAGAAAAGCACTGATTGTCAATATCGGAGAAGACGATAAAATATATACATCTCTTTTTGATGACAGATTATACGCCATTTCTGAGCTGATAGATTACAGAATATTTATCACCAGAAAAGACGGCCTGGATCATATTAAATGCTGTGTTGAGGTACTGAAAAATCAGGATGATTTAACAGCCAGGATCATCGGCTGCATAAATTCCGTACCGTCTGTTAAGAAAAATATGGAAAAAGGTCTTATGGGAAATCCCGAAATTCAGTTTGTAGAAGCGGGTATTTTAAGAAGAGGGGGCAGTCAGCAGAAAAGAAGAATCGTCGACAACAGATAG
- a CDS encoding MaoC family dehydratase N-terminal domain-containing protein, which translates to MEKSKITYTAFEEMRSRVGKQLRVNYQFNSVATEDAIKKFADGIGDPNKLWRDKKYADSTSYKTLPAPPSWLNSVLPTWVLQGLPGVHALQTSVDWQYYKPVLANDRISPQCFLTGCKKVNSKLYGKSVYEQQEVKFINQTDHLVASVNSSAFRVERSPDEQDVSGKKFKLPHPWTLQELEEIEDHVLAEKYRGTKPLYYEDVDKGKVLPEIIKGPLGITDIISFCIGASPVPLQAHGSALRTYRKHPAWAFRDSKTSAMEPVFSVHYNIDAANECGLPYPYDTAVQRHCWLIHFLTNWMGDNGWIKSSHARFKRLVYLSDAIRISGYVTDKYIDDKKECCVDIVSKAINQRGDDVMPAKSTIILPSRNDKLGPIDKRTGEPYLAPT; encoded by the coding sequence ATGGAAAAGAGTAAGATTACGTATACAGCGTTTGAAGAAATGAGAAGCCGGGTAGGAAAACAACTTCGTGTTAACTATCAATTTAACAGTGTCGCCACAGAAGATGCGATTAAAAAGTTTGCCGACGGCATAGGCGATCCCAATAAATTGTGGAGAGATAAGAAATATGCCGATTCAACTTCTTATAAAACACTTCCGGCTCCGCCATCATGGCTTAACAGTGTTCTTCCCACTTGGGTATTGCAGGGTTTGCCGGGAGTGCATGCTTTACAAACAAGTGTAGACTGGCAATACTACAAACCGGTACTGGCAAATGACCGGATTAGTCCTCAATGTTTTTTGACAGGATGCAAAAAGGTCAACAGCAAATTATACGGCAAATCCGTTTATGAACAGCAGGAAGTAAAATTTATAAATCAGACTGACCATTTGGTTGCCAGCGTCAACTCTTCTGCATTCAGGGTTGAACGAAGCCCGGATGAACAAGATGTTTCCGGCAAAAAATTTAAATTGCCTCATCCATGGACATTACAGGAACTGGAAGAAATTGAAGATCATGTGCTTGCAGAAAAATACCGGGGTACAAAGCCGCTTTATTATGAAGATGTTGACAAAGGCAAAGTATTACCCGAAATCATAAAAGGCCCTTTGGGGATAACTGATATTATATCCTTTTGCATTGGCGCTTCGCCGGTTCCATTACAGGCTCATGGATCGGCACTTAGAACTTACCGCAAACATCCGGCCTGGGCATTTAGAGACAGCAAAACTTCTGCTATGGAACCTGTTTTTAGTGTGCATTATAATATTGATGCAGCAAATGAATGCGGTTTGCCTTATCCTTATGATACGGCTGTTCAAAGGCATTGCTGGCTTATCCATTTTCTGACAAACTGGATGGGTGATAATGGCTGGATAAAAAGCAGCCATGCAAGATTTAAGAGGCTGGTTTATCTTTCGGATGCCATCAGAATTTCCGGCTATGTTACAGATAAATATATAGATGATAAGAAAGAATGCTGTGTTGATATAGTATCAAAAGCTATTAATCAAAGAGGTGACGATGTTATGCCTGCAAAATCGACTATTATACTGCCATCACGAAATGACAAGCTTGGGCCGATAGATAAAAGAACAGGGGAACCGTATTTAGCTCCAACATGA
- a CDS encoding radical SAM protein gives MPKNIGETTSICPHCLAVIPAVKISEGEDIFLKKTCPVHGEFKTVIWRGNPTFEQWGYGEFSQPLQEKQTKTISGCPKDCGICPEHQADTCTVLMEVTDKCNLSCPVCFAGDRQSSSNTPEIKQLKEMCEAVVAAAGTCPIQLSGGEPTVRDDLPEIVSVAKNAGLGHVQINTNGIRIAKDKVYLKALKDAGTDLIYLQFDGVTDDVYRTLRGVDLFGLKINAVENCSEIKMGVQLVPTVIPKVNDSQLGEILFFAKRYMPVIKGIHFQPVTYSGRYNFCPSNESRITTPEILRLLEIQTSGEIKAHDFQPRRKMDSHCGFSGFYILNDKGKLQATTRFHPDKSTLFENCIQSQKKESPTAHVRRFITEKSRFIEPATKQCACKTPNGPFNNFYERIQTHYLSISGMPFMDAWTIDLKRLKGCCIHVITTDKRLIPFCSYYLTGSQGGSLHRKIQPGPINY, from the coding sequence ATGCCTAAAAATATAGGCGAAACAACAAGTATTTGCCCTCATTGTCTTGCTGTAATACCGGCTGTAAAGATTTCAGAAGGTGAAGATATCTTTCTTAAAAAAACCTGTCCCGTTCATGGCGAATTTAAAACTGTAATCTGGAGAGGCAATCCGACATTTGAACAATGGGGCTATGGAGAATTTTCACAGCCGCTTCAGGAAAAACAGACGAAAACCATTTCAGGATGTCCGAAAGATTGTGGGATATGCCCGGAACACCAGGCGGATACCTGTACTGTTTTAATGGAAGTCACAGATAAGTGTAACCTTTCCTGCCCCGTATGTTTTGCCGGAGACAGGCAATCATCATCAAATACTCCCGAAATTAAACAGCTTAAAGAAATGTGTGAAGCAGTTGTGGCTGCTGCCGGAACTTGCCCCATTCAGTTAAGCGGCGGAGAACCGACTGTAAGAGATGATCTTCCTGAAATTGTGAGTGTTGCAAAGAATGCCGGATTGGGTCATGTCCAGATTAATACCAACGGCATCAGGATAGCAAAAGACAAAGTTTATTTAAAGGCTTTAAAAGATGCCGGAACTGATTTGATTTATCTTCAATTTGATGGTGTAACGGATGATGTTTACCGGACACTAAGGGGCGTTGATCTTTTTGGTCTAAAGATAAACGCGGTTGAAAACTGCTCTGAAATCAAGATGGGTGTGCAATTGGTACCCACAGTAATTCCGAAAGTTAATGACTCTCAATTGGGAGAGATCCTGTTTTTTGCCAAACGCTATATGCCGGTTATCAAAGGAATTCATTTCCAGCCTGTTACCTATTCCGGACGCTATAATTTTTGCCCATCAAATGAAAGCAGAATTACTACTCCTGAAATATTAAGATTGCTTGAAATTCAAACCTCTGGTGAAATCAAGGCTCATGATTTCCAGCCACGCAGGAAAATGGATTCGCATTGCGGCTTTTCAGGATTTTATATCTTAAATGATAAGGGCAAACTGCAGGCGACTACCCGTTTTCATCCCGATAAATCCACTCTTTTTGAAAACTGTATTCAAAGCCAAAAGAAAGAAAGTCCGACTGCTCATGTGCGGCGCTTTATCACTGAAAAATCCAGATTTATAGAACCTGCAACAAAACAATGTGCATGCAAAACCCCAAACGGACCTTTTAATAATTTTTACGAACGGATTCAAACACACTATTTATCCATATCGGGGATGCCTTTTATGGATGCCTGGACAATTGATCTTAAAAGACTTAAGGGCTGCTGCATCCACGTTATAACAACAGATAAGCGGCTGATTCCTTTTTGCAGTTACTATTTAACCGGCTCGCAAGGCGGCAGTCTGCACAGAAAAATACAGCCCGGGCCAATCAATTATTAA
- a CDS encoding methyltransferase domain-containing protein, which produces MKTSIVKTYEANEFNQVLDEILHPGGLELTKKTAESAGIQKGALVLDIASGRGSSACFLSDLFDCRVIGTDLSLNSSSLARKKAQKLSLSNKAEFCLADSESLPFSNSVFDAVITECAFSLFTDKMRVAKEVFRILKPGGRFSMSDVILNHPLSSEFKDEVLFNCCFTGALTKAGYIEVFYKAGFENELFEDHSIELKKIAFKLISGYGSLDDFWKHFSSEGASCCSALNNSSDPQIEWKRLFAESKPGYAIFSFRKPL; this is translated from the coding sequence ATGAAAACTTCAATTGTTAAAACCTATGAAGCAAATGAGTTTAATCAGGTCCTGGATGAAATATTACATCCAGGCGGATTGGAACTCACAAAGAAAACCGCCGAATCAGCCGGTATTCAAAAAGGAGCTCTGGTTTTAGATATTGCATCCGGCAGAGGATCAAGCGCTTGCTTTTTATCCGATCTTTTTGATTGCCGGGTTATAGGCACAGATTTATCGCTTAATTCTTCATCTCTTGCCAGGAAAAAAGCTCAAAAGTTGTCGCTTTCTAATAAGGCAGAATTTTGTTTAGCTGATTCCGAATCATTGCCGTTTTCCAACTCGGTTTTTGATGCGGTTATTACGGAATGTGCTTTTTCTCTGTTTACTGATAAAATGCGTGTTGCAAAAGAGGTTTTTCGGATTCTTAAACCGGGCGGCAGATTCTCGATGTCCGATGTTATCTTAAATCATCCCTTAAGCTCCGAGTTTAAAGATGAGGTTCTTTTTAATTGTTGTTTTACCGGGGCATTAACAAAAGCCGGATACATCGAAGTTTTTTACAAGGCGGGATTTGAAAATGAACTGTTTGAAGATCATTCCATTGAGTTAAAAAAAATCGCATTTAAATTAATCTCAGGTTATGGTTCATTGGATGATTTTTGGAAGCATTTTTCAAGTGAAGGTGCATCTTGCTGTTCCGCCTTAAATAATAGTTCTGATCCGCAAATTGAATGGAAAAGACTTTTTGCTGAAAGCAAACCGGGATATGCTATATTTTCTTTCCGTAAACCATTGTAG
- a CDS encoding FAD-dependent oxidoreductase, which yields MKEIDKIIENCKGDAYPRCQDACPAHIDIRKYISLISQGEFQKALEVIRETMPFPAVCGRVCTYPCESQCERNNIDQPVAIRALKRFVSDYEVQNGREKASPCKITKDKKVAIIGSGPAGLSCAYDLIRKGYFVTIFEAMPKTGGLMRYGIPAYRLPDTCLDNDIEYIRELGVEIKTNQPVLSLENLFGNENYDAVFMGVGAQTSVNAGLFGENSSGVFSALDFLEAVNNGEKNNPGKRVIIIGGGNAAIDSARAAKRLGADNVSIIYRRSREEMPADPLEIKEAELEGVIIRFHVAPVKIIDNNGKCIGVECLEMKPGEVDDSGRRRPIPVKGSEFVLDTDNVIIAIGQSVDKSKLPIIPELSKQGTLAVDEITMQTNTAGVFAGGDVVSGASTVIKAVAAGKKAAVSIDRYLSDQDLFEGRQKTYKVLKDTFKKEATPIPRSKMPETAIDKRLGFDEVELGFDEQTAIKEAQRCLVCECKSCMTDCEFLNRFCDNPKDLVDKYKDGAFIKRPAIPYCCNICDLCEKVCPEGLNIGKMCNEARQELVECSKGPLPTHKLVIKDQDWVRSDEFMLTLPNPDKRKSSRVFMPGCHLSAYSPQSVISAYDWLLSNDKDTGIILKCCGNPTRSLGDHASFQNMIKDLTDEIKRMGAEELILACPNCLRTISQHDASGIKIRSLYDVLAEEGIILSDGHKTGVFSIHDPCAGRFKKDTHDNIRKLVSQTGSSIIEMEHHGENGLCCGMGGMIAFASFDLAQKITKKRVEEAKHDILTYCATCREALAQHKPTIHVLDLLFNPNWDENKAKPPNQANIKKDNQSYLKAKLTEIYL from the coding sequence ATGAAAGAGATCGATAAAATAATTGAAAACTGTAAGGGAGATGCTTATCCCCGTTGTCAGGATGCATGCCCGGCACATATTGATATAAGAAAATATATATCCTTAATCTCACAAGGCGAGTTTCAAAAAGCTCTGGAAGTAATAAGAGAAACCATGCCTTTTCCTGCGGTATGCGGAAGAGTTTGCACATACCCATGTGAAAGTCAATGCGAGCGTAATAATATTGATCAACCTGTAGCAATTCGGGCCCTTAAAAGATTTGTATCTGACTATGAAGTTCAAAACGGAAGAGAAAAGGCCAGTCCCTGTAAAATCACCAAAGATAAAAAGGTTGCAATCATAGGTTCAGGACCGGCAGGTCTTTCCTGTGCATACGATTTGATAAGAAAAGGTTATTTTGTAACAATTTTTGAAGCAATGCCGAAAACAGGCGGGCTTATGCGTTATGGTATTCCGGCATACAGATTGCCTGACACTTGCCTTGATAATGATATCGAATACATCAGAGAACTGGGAGTTGAGATAAAAACCAACCAGCCTGTTCTCAGTCTGGAGAATCTTTTTGGCAATGAAAATTATGATGCCGTATTTATGGGAGTTGGAGCGCAAACTTCTGTAAATGCCGGATTGTTCGGTGAAAACAGCAGCGGTGTGTTTTCTGCACTTGATTTTCTGGAAGCTGTTAATAATGGTGAAAAAAATAATCCCGGAAAACGGGTAATTATTATAGGAGGCGGCAATGCTGCTATTGACAGCGCCAGAGCAGCCAAAAGGCTTGGAGCAGATAATGTAAGCATTATTTACAGGCGATCCCGCGAAGAAATGCCTGCTGATCCGCTTGAAATCAAAGAAGCAGAGCTTGAAGGCGTTATTATCCGTTTTCATGTTGCTCCTGTTAAAATAATTGATAATAACGGAAAATGTATTGGCGTTGAGTGTCTTGAAATGAAACCGGGAGAAGTAGATGATAGCGGCAGACGCCGTCCCATACCGGTTAAAGGATCAGAGTTTGTTTTAGATACTGATAATGTGATAATAGCAATTGGTCAAAGTGTAGATAAATCAAAACTGCCGATAATACCTGAACTCAGCAAGCAGGGAACTCTGGCAGTTGATGAGATTACAATGCAGACAAATACGGCAGGAGTTTTTGCAGGAGGTGATGTTGTTTCAGGCGCATCTACTGTAATTAAAGCTGTTGCCGCCGGTAAAAAAGCAGCGGTTTCCATCGACAGATATTTAAGCGATCAGGATCTTTTTGAAGGAAGACAAAAGACATATAAAGTTTTAAAGGATACTTTTAAAAAAGAGGCAACACCAATTCCAAGATCCAAAATGCCGGAAACAGCTATTGACAAGCGATTGGGATTTGATGAAGTGGAACTTGGGTTTGATGAGCAAACTGCGATTAAAGAGGCCCAAAGATGTCTTGTCTGTGAATGCAAAAGCTGTATGACGGATTGTGAATTTCTCAATCGTTTTTGTGACAATCCGAAAGACCTTGTTGATAAATACAAAGATGGCGCTTTTATTAAAAGACCGGCGATCCCTTATTGCTGTAACATTTGTGATCTTTGCGAAAAGGTGTGTCCCGAAGGACTTAATATCGGGAAAATGTGCAACGAAGCCAGACAGGAACTGGTTGAATGCAGCAAAGGCCCGCTTCCAACGCACAAGCTTGTCATAAAAGATCAGGATTGGGTAAGATCGGATGAGTTCATGTTAACCCTTCCAAATCCTGATAAAAGAAAAAGCAGCAGGGTTTTCATGCCGGGCTGCCATCTGTCGGCATATTCGCCGCAATCTGTAATTTCAGCTTATGACTGGCTGTTATCAAACGATAAAGATACGGGCATTATTTTAAAATGCTGCGGAAACCCAACCCGTTCATTAGGAGATCATGCATCATTTCAGAATATGATTAAAGATCTTACGGATGAAATTAAACGGATGGGAGCAGAGGAGCTTATTCTGGCATGTCCCAACTGTCTTAGAACTATAAGCCAGCATGATGCCTCAGGAATTAAAATAAGATCATTATATGATGTTCTGGCTGAAGAGGGAATTATTTTATCAGATGGGCATAAAACAGGCGTATTTTCAATTCATGATCCTTGCGCCGGGAGATTTAAAAAAGATACTCATGATAATATCCGCAAACTGGTATCTCAAACTGGCAGCAGCATAATCGAGATGGAACACCATGGTGAAAACGGCCTTTGCTGCGGTATGGGAGGTATGATAGCTTTCGCATCTTTTGATCTGGCCCAAAAAATCACTAAAAAAAGAGTAGAAGAAGCAAAGCATGATATTCTTACCTATTGTGCTACATGCAGGGAAGCGCTGGCTCAACACAAACCTACTATTCATGTTCTTGATCTGTTGTTTAATCCCAACTGGGATGAGAATAAGGCAAAGCCGCCCAATCAGGCAAATATCAAAAAAGATAACCAATCCTATTTAAAGGCAAAGCTAACTGAGATTTATTTATAA
- a CDS encoding 2-hydroxyglutaryl-CoA dehydratase, translating to MLIAGVDVGAATAKTAILKDGEFVAYEVMPTGDYVTESSKEVTEKALKKAGYTFKDVDRFVSTGYGRDSVKFADKSISEIICHAKGASFLIPEARTIIDIGGQDSKVIGMRENGTVKSFVMNDKCAAGTGRFLEVMASVLNLTIDQMGPDSLKSVSPSNISSTCTIFAESEIISLRADRTNREDMVAGLHKAVSRRVIIMGRSVGYNDKIVFTGGVAKNSGVVKFIQELLDKEVVLPEVPQIIGALGAALLADVDVGKNRKQEEVA from the coding sequence ATGTTAATAGCAGGTGTTGATGTTGGTGCTGCTACAGCTAAAACAGCCATATTAAAAGATGGTGAGTTTGTGGCTTATGAAGTTATGCCCACAGGAGATTATGTAACAGAATCTTCGAAAGAGGTAACGGAAAAAGCACTTAAAAAAGCCGGGTACACATTTAAGGATGTAGATCGTTTTGTATCGACCGGTTACGGAAGAGACAGTGTCAAATTCGCTGATAAAAGCATCAGTGAAATTATTTGCCATGCCAAAGGAGCCAGCTTTTTAATTCCCGAAGCCCGGACTATCATTGACATTGGAGGGCAGGACAGCAAAGTTATTGGTATGAGAGAAAACGGAACAGTAAAAAGTTTTGTTATGAATGATAAATGTGCTGCCGGAACCGGAAGATTTTTAGAAGTTATGGCTTCCGTTTTAAATCTCACAATTGACCAGATGGGGCCTGACTCACTAAAGAGTGTAAGTCCGTCCAATATCTCAAGCACATGCACTATCTTTGCTGAATCTGAAATTATATCTTTAAGAGCAGACAGAACTAATCGGGAAGATATGGTGGCAGGATTACACAAAGCGGTTTCACGGCGGGTTATTATAATGGGAAGATCGGTAGGCTATAATGACAAGATTGTTTTTACAGGGGGTGTGGCTAAAAACAGCGGGGTTGTTAAATTTATTCAGGAATTGCTTGATAAAGAAGTCGTATTGCCCGAAGTTCCGCAAATTATAGGAGCTTTGGGTGCGGCATTGTTAGCTGATGTAGATGTCGGGAAAAACCGGAAACAGGAAGAAGTGGCATGA